The Marinilongibacter aquaticus genome has a window encoding:
- a CDS encoding DNA topoisomerase IV subunit B yields the protein MAENGAPQYNEDSIRSLDWKEHIRLRPGMYIGKLGDGSSADDGIYVLLKEVIDNSIDEYAMGFGKNINISISAEGEVSVRDFGRGIPLGKVVDVVSKINTGAKYDSKAFQKSVGLNGVGTKAVNALSNYFKVQAYREGETAWATFEQGEIKEKSPIELSSEKNGTQIDFIPDNTVFKHYHYIPQYVESMIWNYCYLNAGLVISFNKKKFVSQNGLLDLLSRKTDEENIRYPIIHLKGNDIELALTHGNQYGEDYASFVNGQNTTQGGTHLSAFKEAVVRTVRDHYGKDYAAEDIRASIIGAISIRVQEPVFESQTKTKLGSVNISPEDNAQTVRSFINDFVKEKLDNYLHIHSDVKEALKRRIEQSERERKELAGVKKLANERAKKANLHNKKLRDCKYHLTDEKYENRLDTTLFITEGDSASGSITKARNPETQAVFSLRGKPLNCFGLTKKVVYENEEFNLLQHALNIEESIEDLRYNQIVVATDADVDGSHIRLLLLTFFLQFFPDIVREGHLYILQTPLFRVRNKKETIYCYSDEERQEAIKKLGGKPEITRFKGLGEISPHEFEGFIGKDIRLDPVILEKESAISRLLGYFMGKNTPERQQFIIENLKVERDVTEELDQLKKSEEELVEVE from the coding sequence ATGGCAGAAAATGGGGCACCTCAATACAACGAGGACAGTATTAGGTCATTGGATTGGAAAGAGCATATTCGGTTGCGTCCCGGAATGTACATCGGAAAGCTCGGAGATGGTAGCTCGGCGGATGACGGAATCTATGTATTGCTGAAGGAGGTGATCGACAACAGTATTGATGAATACGCCATGGGTTTTGGCAAAAACATCAATATTTCAATTTCTGCGGAAGGCGAAGTTTCGGTACGTGATTTTGGTCGCGGAATCCCATTGGGCAAAGTGGTCGATGTGGTATCGAAAATCAATACCGGTGCAAAATACGACAGCAAAGCTTTCCAAAAATCCGTGGGCTTGAACGGGGTGGGTACTAAGGCTGTAAATGCTTTATCGAATTATTTTAAAGTACAAGCTTATCGCGAGGGCGAAACCGCTTGGGCTACATTCGAGCAAGGCGAGATAAAGGAAAAATCTCCGATTGAATTGAGCTCGGAAAAGAACGGCACGCAGATCGATTTTATCCCAGACAATACGGTTTTCAAACATTATCACTACATTCCTCAATATGTAGAAAGCATGATTTGGAACTATTGCTATCTCAACGCGGGATTGGTGATCAGTTTCAACAAGAAGAAATTTGTTTCGCAAAACGGCCTGTTGGACTTGCTATCGCGAAAGACGGACGAGGAAAACATCCGTTATCCGATAATCCATTTGAAAGGAAATGACATTGAGTTGGCCCTGACGCACGGCAATCAATACGGAGAAGATTATGCTTCGTTTGTGAATGGGCAGAATACCACCCAAGGGGGTACGCACTTGTCTGCTTTCAAAGAGGCCGTGGTGCGTACCGTACGCGATCACTATGGAAAGGATTATGCGGCAGAAGACATTCGGGCCTCCATAATCGGAGCCATTTCGATTCGTGTGCAAGAACCCGTTTTCGAATCGCAGACAAAAACAAAATTGGGATCGGTGAATATTTCACCGGAAGACAATGCCCAAACGGTTCGTTCTTTTATCAATGATTTCGTGAAAGAAAAACTCGACAACTACCTGCATATCCATAGCGATGTGAAAGAAGCTTTGAAAAGGCGGATTGAACAATCGGAAAGGGAGCGAAAGGAATTGGCGGGCGTGAAAAAGCTTGCGAACGAAAGGGCTAAAAAGGCCAATTTGCACAATAAGAAATTACGTGATTGCAAGTATCACCTTACCGATGAAAAATACGAAAATAGGCTCGATACTACGCTTTTTATAACAGAAGGGGATTCGGCTTCTGGATCGATCACCAAAGCGAGAAATCCAGAAACACAAGCCGTTTTTAGTCTTCGCGGAAAACCTTTGAACTGTTTCGGTTTGACCAAAAAGGTGGTATACGAAAATGAAGAATTCAATTTACTTCAACACGCGTTGAACATTGAAGAAAGCATTGAAGATTTACGCTACAATCAGATCGTAGTGGCCACGGATGCCGATGTCGACGGTTCGCATATCCGTTTGCTCCTGCTCACCTTCTTCTTGCAATTTTTCCCCGATATTGTGCGTGAAGGCCACTTGTATATTCTGCAAACACCGCTGTTTAGAGTACGAAATAAAAAGGAAACCATTTATTGTTATTCGGATGAAGAGCGGCAGGAAGCAATCAAAAAGCTGGGTGGAAAACCCGAAATTACCCGATTTAAGGGTTTGGGTGAAATTTCGCCGCACGAATTTGAGGGTTTCATTGGCAAGGACATTCGTTTAGATCCCGTGATTTTGGAAAAGGAATCGGCTATTTCGCGTTTGTTGGGTTATTTCATGGGGAAAAACACGCCTGAACGCCAACAGTTTATCATTGAAAACCTAAAGGTAGAAAGAGACGTAACAGAAGAATTGGATCAATTGAAAAAGTCAGAAGAAGAATTGGTAGAAGTGGAATAA
- a CDS encoding dicarboxylate/amino acid:cation symporter encodes MRKLALHWKIILGMILGILFGILLNQFEGGAQFESDWIKPFGTIFINSLKLIAVPLIIASLIKGVSDLNDIRQLSKMGTRTIGLYILTTVISISVGLLLVNIINPGGFIEESTREGMMAGFANQAGSTIEAADKTKGAGPLQALVDVIPDNIVAAASSNGNMLQVIFFVVFFGIGLILIEEEKSAPVKSFFDGLNEVILKMIDIIMLFAPYGVFSLMATLVVEAPSTDVFVALGAYALTVVLGLALMLFVFYPSVVKMFTGIGFKKFLNGISPAQLLAFSTSSSAATLPVTMERVEEHLGVQKDVVSFVCPVGATINMDGTSLYQGVAAVFIAQVFGNDLTLMDQLAIVLTATLASIGTAAVPGAGVLMLVIVLESIGVNPAGIALIFAIDRPLDMIRTSVNITSDSTVAMLVAKSLGKLHEPHVKNWDDHYKKETKE; translated from the coding sequence ATGAGAAAACTCGCCTTGCATTGGAAGATCATCTTGGGAATGATTTTGGGGATACTTTTTGGTATTCTTTTGAATCAATTCGAAGGTGGTGCACAATTTGAATCCGATTGGATTAAACCATTCGGTACGATCTTTATCAACAGTTTAAAACTGATTGCCGTACCGCTGATTATTGCCTCGCTGATAAAAGGGGTTTCGGATTTGAACGATATTCGGCAATTGTCGAAAATGGGCACTCGCACCATTGGACTTTACATACTTACCACCGTCATTTCGATTAGCGTGGGTTTACTGCTCGTAAACATCATTAATCCGGGTGGTTTTATTGAAGAATCTACGCGAGAAGGCATGATGGCGGGTTTTGCCAATCAGGCAGGCAGCACCATCGAAGCGGCCGATAAGACAAAAGGTGCGGGTCCGCTACAAGCTTTGGTTGATGTGATTCCAGACAATATCGTGGCCGCAGCCAGCTCCAATGGCAACATGCTTCAGGTGATATTCTTTGTGGTTTTCTTTGGAATTGGCCTTATTTTGATTGAGGAAGAGAAATCGGCTCCGGTAAAATCATTTTTTGATGGCTTGAATGAGGTCATTCTGAAAATGATCGACATCATTATGCTTTTTGCTCCTTATGGTGTGTTTTCGTTGATGGCCACTTTGGTTGTCGAAGCTCCTTCGACGGATGTTTTCGTGGCCCTTGGAGCCTATGCCCTTACAGTGGTTTTGGGGCTCGCCCTGATGTTGTTTGTGTTTTATCCTTCGGTAGTGAAAATGTTTACAGGTATTGGTTTCAAAAAGTTTTTGAACGGGATTTCTCCTGCTCAATTGTTGGCCTTTTCTACAAGCTCAAGTGCCGCCACTTTGCCCGTAACCATGGAAAGAGTGGAAGAACATTTGGGTGTGCAGAAAGACGTAGTGTCTTTTGTTTGCCCGGTCGGAGCGACAATCAACATGGATGGCACGAGCCTTTACCAAGGTGTGGCGGCAGTATTTATTGCACAGGTTTTTGGAAATGACCTCACCTTGATGGATCAATTGGCCATCGTGCTCACGGCTACACTGGCTTCTATCGGAACGGCTGCCGTGCCCGGAGCTGGTGTTTTGATGCTTGTGATTGTTTTGGAGTCGATTGGCGTAAATCCTGCCGGAATTGCTCTTATCTTTGCGATCGACAGGCCTTTGGACATGATTCGCACATCGGTGAATATTACCAGCGACTCTACTGTGGCCATGTTGGTGGCAAAAAGCTTGGGCAAATTGCACGAGCCGCATGTCAAGAATTGGGACGATCATTATAAAAAGGAAACGAAAGAGTGA
- the pheA gene encoding prephenate dehydratase — MNLDDIRSKIDQIDSQLLLLLNERMDLVKKVGELKRQTKTVIYRPEREKQIITRLTAESAGLLDEKSIEAIFLEIFATARNLELPEKVAYMGPEGSFTHQAAESRFGAISEYIMLPNIKAVFEAVDTERTRFGVIPIENNQAGIVYETVDLLNEMDVSIVAELKLPIHFAMASVADKTADIKRIYSKDIAFRQCRGFLNKYFEQQDIEEIQVESTSKAAKMAASDPESAAICSEIAAKLFGLPMMYQNIEDNSNNRTRFYILAKKFENQPSGNDKTTIIARLSNTDSPGVLADFLNDFKSNGINITKIESRPYKGSEEFNFWFFLELMGYFKDPGISAVLEKHKSVIKVLGSYVKNV, encoded by the coding sequence GTGAATTTAGATGACATTCGGTCGAAAATAGACCAAATAGATAGCCAACTTTTGCTTTTGCTCAATGAGCGTATGGATTTGGTGAAAAAAGTGGGCGAGCTGAAAAGACAAACCAAAACTGTAATCTATCGACCGGAAAGAGAGAAACAGATTATTACACGACTGACGGCCGAGAGTGCGGGTTTGCTGGACGAAAAATCGATTGAAGCGATCTTTCTAGAAATTTTCGCCACTGCCCGAAATTTGGAACTGCCGGAAAAAGTGGCTTACATGGGACCGGAAGGGAGCTTTACGCACCAAGCCGCTGAAAGCCGTTTTGGAGCAATTAGCGAGTACATTATGTTGCCCAACATCAAGGCTGTTTTTGAAGCTGTAGATACAGAAAGAACACGTTTTGGTGTCATTCCGATTGAAAACAACCAAGCGGGTATTGTATATGAAACCGTCGATTTGCTCAATGAAATGGATGTGAGCATTGTGGCCGAATTGAAATTGCCCATTCATTTTGCAATGGCCTCGGTGGCCGATAAAACGGCAGACATAAAGCGTATATATTCAAAGGATATTGCCTTTAGGCAATGCCGTGGTTTTCTGAATAAATATTTCGAACAACAAGATATCGAAGAAATTCAAGTAGAATCTACTTCGAAAGCGGCCAAAATGGCGGCTAGTGATCCTGAAAGTGCCGCTATCTGTTCGGAAATTGCAGCCAAGTTGTTTGGTTTGCCCATGATGTACCAAAACATAGAAGACAACAGCAACAACCGCACACGATTCTATATTTTGGCCAAGAAATTCGAGAATCAGCCGAGTGGAAACGACAAGACAACAATTATCGCTCGTTTGTCGAATACGGACAGCCCGGGCGTTTTGGCCGATTTCTTGAATGACTTCAAATCGAATGGCATCAACATTACCAAAATCGAAAGTAGGCCGTACAAAGGCAGCGAAGAGTTCAATTTCTGGTTTTTCCTCGAACTGATGGGTTATTTTAAAGATCCAGGAATAAGTGCCGTACTCGAGAAGCACAAAAGTGTGATCAAGGTATTGGGCAGTTATGTCAAGAATGTATAG
- a CDS encoding bifunctional riboflavin kinase/FAD synthetase, with amino-acid sequence MKVYKSLAEFSPLPNAVVTSGTFDGVHVGHRKIISMLKKTAAEKEGESVVLTFWPHPRLIISPGNADIKLLSMLEEKIALFDELGVDHLLVLPFTREFSELSSDRFVEDVLINGIGTKTLVIGYDHRFGKNREGGFDFLKRNADRYKIDLVEIPRQEIDNLTISSTKIRKALSEGDAEIANELLGRPYAFEGLVKKGRQLGRTIGFPTANVDVSRQYKLIPAKGVYAVKVILRKNTYLGIMNIGSRPTVEGTGITQEVHIFDFSDDIYGEKLKVEVMHYIRDEKKFENINELVNQINLDCELARKYFGV; translated from the coding sequence GTGAAAGTTTATAAAAGTCTAGCCGAATTTTCTCCACTGCCCAATGCGGTGGTCACCAGCGGTACTTTCGATGGCGTACATGTAGGCCACCGAAAGATCATATCGATGCTTAAAAAGACGGCCGCCGAAAAAGAAGGAGAAAGCGTGGTACTGACCTTTTGGCCGCATCCGCGACTCATCATTTCTCCGGGCAATGCCGACATCAAACTGCTGAGTATGCTCGAGGAAAAAATTGCCTTGTTCGACGAACTTGGTGTCGATCACCTACTTGTTTTGCCTTTTACCCGAGAGTTTTCCGAATTGAGTTCCGATCGTTTTGTAGAAGATGTTTTGATCAATGGAATTGGCACAAAAACATTGGTTATCGGTTACGATCACCGTTTCGGAAAAAACAGAGAAGGCGGTTTTGATTTTCTAAAACGCAATGCCGACCGCTATAAAATCGATCTTGTTGAAATTCCAAGACAAGAAATTGACAATTTGACCATCAGTTCGACTAAAATCAGAAAAGCCCTTTCTGAAGGCGATGCAGAAATCGCCAATGAACTCCTCGGTCGTCCTTATGCCTTCGAAGGCTTGGTGAAAAAGGGCAGACAATTGGGAAGAACAATTGGTTTTCCTACGGCCAATGTGGATGTATCGCGTCAGTATAAATTAATTCCCGCCAAAGGTGTATACGCGGTAAAGGTGATTTTACGAAAAAATACATATTTGGGCATAATGAATATCGGCAGCCGTCCCACTGTAGAAGGTACCGGCATCACACAAGAAGTGCACATTTTCGATTTCTCCGATGATATTTATGGCGAAAAGCTAAAGGTTGAAGTCATGCATTATATCCGCGATGAAAAGAAATTTGAAAACATCAACGAGTTGGTGAATCAAATCAATTTGGATTGCGAGTTGGCTCGGAAATACTTTGGCGTTTAG
- the truB gene encoding tRNA pseudouridine(55) synthase TruB, with the protein MNYFDENGTVLLLDKPLHWTSFDVVNKIRHAGKFKKVGHAGTLDPLATGLLILCAGKKTKSIESYQAQEKEYTGSFVLGKTTPSIDLETDFDKEYPIDHITEEAMRAVQASLTGLISQTPPMHSAIKVKGRRAYEAARSGEEIALKSREVEIKEFEIDSSQFPEIQFRVVCSKGTYIRSLVRDFGEKLDSGAYLSALRRTRIGDFHVDQAEEVEPLANKIKALRESL; encoded by the coding sequence ATGAATTATTTCGACGAAAACGGGACAGTACTCTTATTGGACAAGCCGCTGCATTGGACCTCATTTGATGTAGTGAATAAAATTCGGCACGCCGGCAAATTCAAAAAAGTGGGTCATGCGGGTACGTTAGATCCATTGGCTACTGGATTATTGATCTTGTGTGCTGGAAAAAAGACGAAGTCGATCGAATCTTATCAAGCACAAGAAAAGGAATATACAGGAAGCTTCGTCTTGGGTAAAACGACACCTTCTATCGATTTAGAAACGGATTTTGACAAGGAATATCCGATTGATCACATCACAGAAGAAGCCATGCGAGCCGTACAAGCCAGTCTTACCGGATTGATCTCCCAAACACCGCCCATGCATTCGGCCATTAAAGTGAAAGGAAGAAGAGCCTACGAAGCGGCGAGAAGTGGAGAAGAAATTGCCCTGAAAAGCCGAGAGGTTGAAATCAAAGAGTTTGAAATCGATTCTAGCCAATTTCCCGAAATACAATTCAGGGTGGTCTGTTCAAAAGGCACCTATATTCGCAGTTTGGTTCGTGATTTTGGTGAAAAGCTCGATTCTGGAGCCTACCTTTCTGCCCTACGACGCACCCGAATTGGCGATTTTCATGTGGATCAAGCCGAAGAAGTAGAACCTTTGGCCAATAAAATCAAAGCACTTCGTGAAAGTTTATAA
- a CDS encoding undecaprenyl-diphosphate phosphatase, whose amino-acid sequence MNIFQAIILAIIEGITEYLPISSTGHMIIASSFMGIDNDDFTKIFEVNIQFGTIISVIILYWKRFFQSLEFYYKLLVAFLPAAVIGFLLNDYIDMLLESVVVVAVMLVLGGIVLIFIDRIFEGKAHEDEITYPKALKIGFYQCIAMIPGVSRSAASIIGGMTQKLSRKTAAEFSFFLAVPTMFAASAYKMLKGYMDGSLNFSGEQIKLLAIGNVVGFLVALAAIKFFIGFLQKYGFKVFGYYRIIVGLVILALIAMGYDLNV is encoded by the coding sequence ATGAACATTTTTCAGGCGATTATTCTCGCCATAATTGAAGGTATTACAGAATACCTGCCCATTAGCTCAACTGGCCATATGATCATTGCCTCGTCTTTTATGGGCATAGACAATGACGATTTTACAAAGATTTTTGAAGTCAACATTCAGTTTGGTACCATTATTTCGGTAATTATCCTTTATTGGAAACGCTTTTTCCAATCATTGGAGTTCTATTACAAACTGTTGGTGGCCTTTCTTCCTGCCGCCGTAATCGGTTTTTTATTGAACGACTATATCGATATGCTACTCGAAAGTGTGGTCGTTGTGGCCGTCATGTTGGTTTTGGGCGGAATTGTCTTGATTTTCATCGATAGAATTTTCGAAGGAAAAGCCCATGAAGACGAAATCACTTATCCCAAAGCCCTGAAAATCGGTTTCTATCAATGTATCGCCATGATTCCAGGAGTTTCGCGTTCTGCTGCTTCCATTATCGGTGGTATGACCCAGAAATTGAGCCGAAAAACAGCCGCTGAATTTTCATTCTTCCTTGCAGTACCCACCATGTTTGCCGCCTCTGCCTATAAAATGTTGAAGGGGTATATGGATGGCAGTTTGAATTTTTCGGGTGAACAAATCAAACTTTTGGCCATTGGTAATGTAGTTGGCTTTCTTGTGGCCCTGGCCGCCATCAAATTTTTCATAGGTTTCCTTCAAAAATACGGCTTCAAAGTATTCGGATACTACCGAATCATTGTGGGCTTGGTGATTTTGGCTCTTATTGCCATGGGATACGATTTGAATGTTTAA
- a CDS encoding DUF3098 domain-containing protein — MSKQDKSKKVSEPVQSTDASSALPFGKSNFKFMLIGLAAIVLGFLIMTMDGQEFGFGFLGITLGPIVVFAGFMIELYAILKKKA; from the coding sequence ATGTCAAAGCAAGATAAAAGCAAGAAAGTAAGCGAGCCTGTACAAAGCACAGATGCCAGCTCTGCCCTACCCTTCGGAAAAAGCAATTTTAAATTTATGCTCATTGGCTTGGCAGCCATAGTTTTGGGCTTTTTGATCATGACCATGGATGGACAAGAATTCGGATTCGGATTTTTGGGAATTACTTTGGGCCCAATTGTTGTCTTCGCGGGTTTTATGATCGAACTTTACGCCATTCTAAAGAAAAAAGCATAA
- a CDS encoding cell division protein FtsX codes for MQSNKKLGSYPGILITASLTVALFLIGFCGWVALSSKELIKYVKQNIEVQVYLDNELSQGRKDSLKTELSQLPELETETKDRKVIQFISADDAAAKFLEETNEDYKDILGDNPFRDSYSIKVKEAHLSGGELALLKKKIEAIDGVYEVDYAKDFVQGITENANKAYLVLSAIVLIFLIATILLINNTIKLALYSQRFIIRTMQLIGATNMFIQKPFVKKGLIQGLIASIVACVLVFAMQQLAMSQLEGLSLIQNQTMMFYVMCIILLLGPMIGVVSTFQSITRYLNVDLDDLY; via the coding sequence ATGCAATCAAACAAAAAACTAGGAAGTTATCCGGGTATTTTAATCACCGCAAGTCTGACAGTGGCGTTGTTCCTGATCGGCTTTTGTGGCTGGGTTGCTTTATCCTCAAAGGAGCTCATCAAATATGTGAAGCAAAATATCGAGGTACAGGTCTACCTCGACAATGAACTGAGCCAAGGGCGAAAGGATTCTTTAAAAACAGAGTTGAGCCAATTGCCCGAATTGGAAACTGAAACAAAAGACCGGAAAGTCATACAATTCATTTCGGCCGATGATGCCGCCGCCAAATTCTTGGAAGAAACGAATGAAGACTACAAAGATATCCTCGGCGACAATCCTTTTCGCGATTCCTACAGCATCAAGGTAAAAGAAGCTCATTTATCTGGGGGAGAATTGGCCCTTTTGAAGAAAAAAATTGAGGCCATTGATGGCGTGTATGAAGTAGACTACGCCAAAGATTTTGTACAAGGGATAACCGAAAATGCCAATAAAGCCTATTTGGTTTTATCCGCGATCGTGCTCATTTTCCTGATCGCGACTATTTTGTTGATCAACAATACGATCAAATTGGCCTTGTATTCGCAGCGGTTTATCATCCGTACCATGCAGTTGATTGGAGCCACCAATATGTTTATACAAAAGCCTTTTGTAAAAAAGGGATTGATTCAAGGGCTGATTGCCTCTATTGTGGCCTGTGTTTTGGTTTTTGCCATGCAACAATTGGCCATGAGCCAACTCGAGGGCCTCAGCTTGATACAAAACCAAACAATGATGTTTTATGTGATGTGCATCATTTTGCTCCTCGGCCCAATGATTGGGGTTGTGAGCACTTTTCAATCGATCACCCGATATTTAAATGTAGATTTAGACGATTTATACTGA
- a CDS encoding lysophospholipid acyltransferase family protein, with protein sequence MLKTLRNFLPIPAQTDNKLIRLLSYLDVLGIFKTDPWGNSLFLKRLIIFVAGWPTYWRIAVANKLQIEGGEHLKSLPNTNVLFVSNHQTYFADVITFYHIFCGAKWGMFKKLYPIYLLFPRARTFYVAASETMKSGLLPKIFSLAGAILVERSWRHKGQNVQRDVDTSAGDKIKMGLDFGWVVTFPQGTTSPYAPIRKGTGHLIKSNKPIIVPVVIDGFRRAFNKTGLSYKKRNTKLKVRFKPPIYFDENATVDDIIETVKHIIEQNIPENIAEWREENESS encoded by the coding sequence ATGTTAAAGACATTAAGGAATTTCCTGCCCATTCCAGCCCAAACTGACAACAAACTTATTCGTTTGTTGAGCTATTTGGACGTATTGGGAATATTCAAAACCGACCCTTGGGGAAACTCCCTTTTTCTGAAACGCTTGATCATTTTTGTAGCCGGCTGGCCCACGTACTGGCGGATCGCCGTCGCGAATAAATTGCAAATCGAAGGAGGCGAACATTTAAAATCTCTTCCCAATACCAATGTGCTTTTCGTGAGCAATCACCAGACCTACTTTGCCGATGTAATCACCTTCTATCATATATTTTGCGGTGCCAAATGGGGGATGTTCAAAAAGCTTTACCCCATTTATTTGTTGTTTCCCAGGGCTCGCACTTTTTATGTGGCGGCAAGCGAAACCATGAAATCGGGGCTTTTGCCCAAAATTTTCAGCCTGGCTGGAGCAATCTTGGTTGAGCGGTCTTGGCGACATAAAGGACAAAATGTACAACGTGATGTGGACACATCGGCTGGAGATAAAATTAAAATGGGCCTCGATTTCGGCTGGGTAGTTACTTTTCCGCAGGGCACAACCAGCCCCTACGCCCCTATTCGAAAGGGAACCGGGCATTTGATTAAAAGCAATAAGCCTATCATTGTGCCCGTGGTAATCGATGGTTTTCGCAGAGCTTTCAACAAAACGGGATTGAGTTATAAAAAGCGGAACACAAAACTGAAAGTGCGTTTCAAACCGCCCATTTATTTCGATGAAAACGCCACAGTCGACGATATAATAGAAACCGTGAAGCACATTATCGAGCAAAATATTCCTGAAAACATAGCCGAATGGAGAGAAGAAAATGAAAGTTCTTAA
- a CDS encoding bifunctional nuclease family protein, whose amino-acid sequence MNKSKLQILDISPSQVQTGSFTIVLAEEKGDLRLPIIIGMFEAQAIAIEIEKIKSSRPLTHDLFSSFAQAFDFTIEEINITDISEGIFYAKIVCSDGIRQKSIDARPSDAIAIALRFDAPIYVFPHVLEEAGVSTAELMGEERKSSDTEGTSIPVSDKKKKKPLSKLNISELQQKLNDALEKEDYEQAAKIRDEIDRRN is encoded by the coding sequence GTGAACAAATCGAAATTACAAATATTGGACATTTCACCCAGCCAAGTGCAAACGGGTTCGTTCACCATCGTCTTGGCTGAAGAAAAAGGTGATTTGCGTTTGCCCATAATCATCGGCATGTTCGAAGCCCAAGCCATTGCCATTGAAATCGAAAAAATAAAATCGAGTCGCCCACTCACACACGACCTCTTTTCTTCCTTTGCCCAAGCTTTTGATTTTACCATTGAAGAAATCAATATTACCGATATTTCCGAAGGTATTTTCTACGCCAAAATCGTGTGTTCAGACGGTATTCGACAAAAAAGCATCGATGCTCGTCCATCCGATGCCATTGCGATTGCTCTTCGTTTCGATGCCCCAATCTATGTGTTTCCGCATGTATTGGAAGAGGCTGGTGTAAGCACCGCCGAATTGATGGGCGAAGAAAGAAAAAGCAGCGATACAGAAGGCACGTCAATTCCGGTTTCGGACAAAAAGAAAAAGAAACCTTTATCCAAGCTCAACATTTCTGAGTTGCAGCAAAAATTAAACGACGCCCTAGAAAAGGAAGATTACGAACAAGCCGCAAAAATCAGAGACGAAATAGACCGAAGAAATTAA
- a CDS encoding aldose 1-epimerase, producing the protein MSKIKLTAGEGTEAEVDLKGATLTKLRIAQNDLIKYPLKGDDPAKGYPSALLFPFPNRVRDGRYTFDGTEYSLPINEVDNHNAIHGLIAFEHFQVIEQEESKVVLEYRYLGEIEGYPFPYAFKIEYALKSDALAIQVEATNTGETDMPCGFGWHPYFGFDGQAIGEMTVKAPRRNKLELSERLIPTGEFETERSGLIPLKNTILDNIFVLDGKTTGVSEIELRYKKKKLIVSQKTGKNKLNHFILYTPATRDCIAIEPQSCSTNAFNNADGLIVLKPEKKIKFEINVKLEL; encoded by the coding sequence ATGTCAAAGATTAAACTTACAGCAGGAGAAGGAACAGAAGCGGAGGTAGACCTGAAAGGAGCCACCTTGACAAAACTGCGGATTGCCCAGAACGACTTGATCAAATATCCCTTAAAGGGAGATGATCCGGCAAAAGGTTATCCATCTGCATTGCTTTTCCCTTTTCCCAACCGTGTGCGTGATGGTCGGTATACCTTCGACGGGACCGAATACAGTTTGCCGATCAATGAGGTAGACAACCACAATGCTATTCACGGTCTTATTGCCTTTGAACACTTTCAAGTAATCGAGCAAGAAGAAAGCAAGGTGGTGTTGGAATACCGCTATTTGGGTGAAATTGAAGGCTACCCTTTCCCTTATGCCTTCAAAATCGAATATGCCCTGAAATCTGATGCTCTGGCCATTCAGGTTGAGGCCACCAATACGGGTGAAACGGACATGCCTTGCGGTTTTGGTTGGCATCCTTATTTCGGATTCGATGGCCAAGCCATTGGCGAAATGACGGTGAAAGCTCCGCGTAGAAACAAGCTCGAATTGAGCGAAAGGCTAATCCCCACCGGTGAATTTGAAACCGAACGCAGTGGCCTGATTCCATTGAAAAATACAATTCTCGACAACATTTTCGTTTTGGATGGCAAAACAACAGGTGTATCCGAAATTGAATTGAGGTATAAAAAGAAGAAATTGATTGTTTCTCAGAAAACAGGGAAAAATAAATTAAACCATTTTATCTTGTATACACCCGCCACACGTGACTGCATCGCCATTGAGCCTCAGTCTTGCAGCACGAATGCGTTCAATAATGCAGATGGTTTGATTGTTCTCAAGCCCGAGAAAAAGATTAAATTTGAAATAAACGTAAAATTGGAACTATAA